TTTCTCGTACACGCTGAGGTAGTCACGCTTTGGGCAGCCGCGCTCGGGTCCGCAGGGCGTGAAGGCGGCCACGGCATAGCCCACGCCAAAGGGTCCCTCGTAACTGAGCAGCTCGGGGTGAATCTCTGTCTGGTCGAGTGCTCCTGCCATCATCTGGAAGCTGCGCAGGCCGCACTCGGCCGCCCGCTCGGCGAGGCGTGGGTCCATCGCGAGTAGCGGCAGGAAGTCTCCTGACAAGAACGCGTCGCACACGATGCGGTCGAACGTGGGTCCCTCGGGCGCAAAGCCGTAGGGCCCGTCCTTCGTGAGCTTGTGCGAGAGGTCCCCTGACGCCACGTAGACGACCCGCCTGCCGAGCACGTCGGCCACTCGCTGTATCAGCGTGCCCAGGCGGTAGTGCGCCGCAGGGGAAAGTCCCGAGATTCCTATGCGAACAACCCTAAAGTCCATATCGCGCCCCGCCTCGCGATAGGCCTCCTCTATGAAGTGCAGCGGGACCATAGTCGCGTGGTCGAGCGCAGGGTCTTGCTCGCCCTCGGTGCCGGCGGCAAGGTCATCTGCCGCCGCTGCAGCCCCAAGTGAGCTCACGAACGCCTCGTCGTAGCGCACGTGGTGACATGCCTTTGGGGCACCAAAGTGGCCGAAGTTCCCAGAGGCTGCGGATCCGGGCGAGATGTGCAGGTAGTCCCTGTACATGATCGAGTGCGGAGACGAGATGACGAGGGTCTCGGGCGAGAGCTCGCAGATGCGCCTTCCCATCTCGCGATAGGCAGCGACGGTCGCTTGGATCTCCTCCTCGCGACCGTGACCGACGGCGTGGACGATGAGTGGTGGATGCGGAACGGCGTAGGCGGCAAGAATGGCCATGGATCCCTCCTCTTTCGTGAAGCAGAAATCACCCATGACTATACTAGACGAGCCGGGCGCCTGCCATGGACGAGCCGGGCGCCTGCTCCCGCAGCGGCTCTATGCGGTCTCCTCCACGATCAGTGGCTCCGTCTGGAAGCTGACGCAGTTCACGTAGCCGCGATTGGTCTGGCGCAGCACCGGGATGCAGGCGAGTGACATCACGCCCATGGTCATGAAGGGTGAGGGCAGCCTGCAGCCCATGGTGCGCCAGGCCTCCTCGATCCTCGAGACCTTCTCGCTCACGACCTCCACGCGCCCGTCGCTCATGAGCCCGCAGACGGGAAGCTCAACGAGCGCCAGCACCTTGCCATCCTGGACGGCCACCTCGCCGCCGCCGCAGGCCTCGAGCGTGCGGGCCGCGAGCAGCATGTCCGCGTCGTTGTCGCCCATCACGAGGAGGTTGTGGGCGTCGTGGCTCACGGTCTGCGCGAGCGCCCCGTGTATGCCAAAGCCCGTTGCGAAGCCGTGGGAGAAGGTTCCTGCGTCTGCGTGGTGGCGGTCGAAGACGCATACCTTGAGTATGTCATGGTCGGGGTCAGCCATAAGCTTGCCTCCCCGAACGGGCACCTCGACCACGCTGTCTTGCGTGATCGTGTCTCCACCGCTTACGGCCATCGCACGCACTTGGCAGCTGCCGTCGGGGCGGCCCTCTCCCTCCCTGAACTCAAACGATTGGGGACAGAGCTGCCCGCCCAGGTTCATCGTGCTCGTCATGAACGTGGGCCACGCGAAGGGCCTCACGTCAAAGAGGGCCTGCCCTCGCTCGGCCACCTGACTCCCGTCGATCCAGACCCTGACCGCCCTGAAGTCGCGCAGGTCCTCAAAGAGTACGATGTCCGCGCACTTGCCGGGGGCTATGGATCCCATGTCGCGCCCCACGCCAAAGTACTCCGCCACGTTGATCGTGGCCAGCTGCAGCGCCACGACCGCGTCGAGGCCCAGCGCAACGGCGTCGCGCACCACGCGGTCCATGTGCCCGTCGCTCACGATGGTGTGGGGGTGAGAGTCGTCCGTGCAGAGCAGGCAGTGGTGCATGTCCACGCCACTTTCGATGAGCTGGGGCAGATACCCCGGGAGGTTGAGCCATGCCGACCCCTGTCTGAGCTGCGCATACATACCCATGCGGAGCTTGGCGAGCACGTCGGCGACGCTGCCCGACTCGTGGCAGCACGAGGCGCCCGAGGCGATGTAGGCCGCAAGTCCGCGATCGATGTCGGGAGTCACGTAGTGGCCGGTCACGACGCGGTCGGTCTTGAGGGTCTCGCGCACCTCGTCTAAGGCGTTCTTCTCGCACGCCAGGATGCCCGGGAAGTTCATCATCTCTCCGAGGGCGCAGGTCTCGGGCCATGTCATGGACTCTGCGATCTGCGCGGCGTCGATGCTAGCGCCCGTATCCTCGACGTCCGTGACGGCGGGTACGCAGGAGGGTGTTGTGAGCATCGTCTTGAGCGGCGTGCGAGCCGCGTCCTCCCACATCGCGCGTACGCCGTCGAGGCCGCAGACGTTTGCGACCTCGTGCGGGTCCGCGTAGATGCCCACGGTTCCGTGCGGCACGACGGCGCGCGCGTACTCGGAGGGCCCCACCATCGATGACTCGATGTGTATGTGGCTGTCGAGGAGGCCGGGCGCGGCAAAGAGTCCGTTGGCGTCGACGACCTCGGTGGTCTTGCCTATGCAGTGGGCTGCCGAGTGGCCACCTATGCCCAGGTAGGCTATGCGCCCGCAGGCGATGGCGATGTCTGCGTGCTCCAGCAGCTCGCGCGTGTCGACGCTCACCAGGTGCGCGTCCTTGATCACGAGCTCTGCGGGCTGCTGCCCCTGCGCGACCCTCACCAGCGTATCGTTGCACTCCCAAAGCGGCATCTTGCAGAAGCGGTTAATCATGGTGTCCTCGCATCCTCGCGTCTTGGCTGTCATCGCTGCCGCCCGGCGGCCCCTTGCCGTCTGCGGCCCCTTGCCGTCCGACGGCCTTCCCTCGCGCCATCCTCGTCCGCCGGCTCTTCCGGACGTTATCCTCGTCCGTCCTTTGTCGGTAGAGTAGCGCAAGTGAGTGTCGCGTGCGCAACAGCGCTATCATGGGACCTGTGAGTGTTGGCTCTTGGCCTGAGAGAGGTGTGGACTGTGGGATACAGAAGTCATGCGTGGCTCAGAAACCTTATTGTGGCGGTGGTGCTCGTTGCCGGCGTGGGCTGTGCCGTTGCCTTTGCCCTCTCGCCGTCGCGCTCGCAAGACACGGTGAGTGACGCCTCCCCAGCCGCGTCGCCAGACGGTGATGCGCCGCAGCCGCAGCCTGTGACACCGGAGGTCGTCGAGAACACGTCCGATGCCAAAAAGCTGGATCAAGGAATAACGTTCTCGGGACCTGACCCGGCCAAGACGGAAGATGGGGCTCAGGCTGGCAGCGGTACACCCGCCCCTGACAACGTGCAGCGCGGCTGGAAGTGGGTTGCCACAGACGACGGTTCGGGGGGAAACGATGGCGGCAAGGCCGTCTACTGCGACGACGCGGGAGGCCACCTGCAGACGGGCAGTGCCACGATCGACGGCGTCGAGTACCACTTTAACGAGACGACCGGCGCCCTTGAGCTGGGGGCTCAGTGGATCCAGGGAGAGCACTTCAACCACGGCACGAAGGCTGTCCAGAAGTACATCGTGCTCCACGACACCGAGGTTGCGGGTAGCCCCGCCAGCGTCGTTGAGGGTTGGAAGAACTCGCGAAGTGGTGCCGTGGCGGCGCACTTCGTGATAGGGCGCGACGGGTCACTCGTTCAGTGCGGGCGCCTGAACCAGATCCTGCACCATGCGGGCTGGGGTGGTCCTGGGGACTTTGATAGCAAGTTTGGCGTCGGGTCCAACGACGGCAAGGGCAACGGGGACGACCTTTACGGCGTCACGCCGTGGTCAGGTTACACCTCCTACGGCATGAACTCCTACTCCGTAGGTATCGAGATGGTCCACCTCACGGGCCAGGACTATCCCGAGGCACAGCTCGACAAGCTCGATCAGATCATACGCTACATCGATACCTACTTTGGCTTTCAGTCGACGATCATCAAGCATCGCGACTGGCGTCCCTCGAACTCGGACACGGAACCCAACTTCGACCCCTACTTCGAGAGCTACCAGCGCATTCGCAGGCACCACTGAGCGGAGGTGTGCGAGGCCGGGGCCGGGAGGTAGATTTTTTCGGTTCGCATTTAGACTCTCGCAGAACGGTCCTCTCGAGGGCCGTTCTGCCCACTCATGCTTGGGAGTCCCTCCAAACTGTATGTTTCGTCACGTCGCTCGATAAACACCCAGGTAGTGTTTCTGTAAGGCGACGAAAACGTACAGCTTACGGGGCGTCGCCGCTTACGACGCCCTCACTCGTCCCCGTACCTCGCCGCCTTCGCCCCCGCCGTCCCGCCCATCCCCACCACCTCGTCGTCTTCTCCCGTGCCGCCTCGCTCCCGTCGCCCCTCCCCGCGCGATGTGAGTGAATCACTCACATCATATTCCTGAAGTGAGTGATTCACTCACTTCGAGATACTGTTCAGTAATCCTCTGACCTGGCCTTATGTATTTTGTTCTCCGAAGGTAACACCAATTTTTGGTCGAGAAATCACTCACATCATGTTCCTGAAGTGAGTGATTCACTCACTTCGCGAGGTGGCCTGCCCGTTTCCGTGGTTGCCATCATGCGGGTTAAAGGCTACACAGGCAAGGCGCACTAAGGTGTGATGGGCATGGAAGGAGTTGGCATGACAAACAAGTGGTTCAGAAGGTTCATGAGCGTATTCCTCGCGCTCGTCGTGGCGCTTAATCCGCTCGATACACGGTCATTCATTACAAAGGCACTTGCCACGGCCCCAGAATCTGCCGGGATGAGTGATGTGGAGAAGAAGGCCACGCCTGGACTCAGTGCTTTGGGTAAGGGTGTCGCCAAGGCCCTCGGCCCTCTTCTCGGGGCGCTGGGCAGTGGGGTGGCTGAGGAGGCTGAGGAGACTGGCTCCGAGACTGTGGGTGAGGCTATCGAGGGCACAGCCACAGCTACCGAGGAGGGCGCCGCTACCGTCGAAGAGGGTGCCACCGCTGCAGAAGGTGGTGCCGAGAAGGGAGCAGCCGAGGCTGAGGCCGGACAGGCTGAGACCGAGCAGGGCGCTACTGAAAAGGGTGCGGCAGAAGATCAGACTAAACCAGATACGCCCAAGGTTAAGTCAACCTCGCCCAATCAAATGCAGAAGCAGGTTGGCAGACGCCAGGCACCAAAGGAAGTGGATCGTGTCGACACCGGGAATACTGCTTCTGGCGCTCAGCCACATATTCATTTCAAAGGTGACTATAAGTCTTTGAATATGGATGGGACCTGGGGGGCATGACGGGAAGGTGGCTCCCCACTTGACCAGAAAAATGATAAAGTGGCTGAAAGATAATGGCTGGGGCATTCCTGAGGAGTACCGATGAGGCCGGGTGAGTGCCTCGTAGCTGTTGGTGGCTGGCTCGGTGGCCTCGCTCTCGGGAAACCGTTACGTGTTGCATATGAGAGCTGGATACTGTATGGATGAGGAAAGATACCTTCTGCGCGATGTCACGCAGTTGCCGCAGGTGCACGACGGGAGGCTCGCGGGTCTGGACGTGACGGGAGGCGCCCTGACGCTGCACATCGACGACCTGCACGAGCCTAATGCACCCTCAGGGAGCTGCGACATGGTATTTGAGGGCTTCGACGACGTCTATTCGGATGTGAATCTTCTCGTCACGAGGTTTGGCGTCGGCATGAACGTTACGGGGCGGCTCTTCTACCTGGATGATCTCATGGTCTATATGGAGAGGAGGCGACTACCGGACCTGTGGGTGCTGGAAATTCTGGCACGTTGCGAGAAGGTTATGATCGGTTGCTGGCTGTCGGCGCTCGACCCCGAGGACCGGGGGTCGCCGGCGTGGCTGTCGATATGCGCGAGGTCCTTGCGCTACCTATGGTCGTAGAACCGAACGAGGAGAGAAGCAGCCTGATGATCGAAGAGCGGAAATTAAAGGTACAGCTTACGGGGTGTCGCCGCTTACGACGCCCTCACTCGTCCCAGTACCTCGCCGTCTTCATCCCCGCCGTTCCGCCCCTCCCCACGCGATGTGAGTGATTCACTCACTTCGAGATACTGTTCAGTAAGCCTCTGACCTGGCCGTATGTATTTTGTTCTCCGAAGGTAACACCAATTTTTGGTCGAGAAATCACTCACATCATGTTCCTGAAGTGAGTGATTCACTCACTTCGCGCTTGCGTCGGCTTCCGTGGAGTTCCCGCTCAGCGCGCTCGATACGTAGGTCTTTGCTACGAAGATGCCCGCCGTCCCGACGGTCTCGAGGTTCGCTGGGATGAGCGACGGGGAGAGGACCAAAGAGACGCACGCGTGGCCTAGGCGGATCGATGAGGGTCGTGACTGTGCCGACCCTACATATATAAGAGAGAAGAATATAAGAGAGGAGAGAATCCGCCCGCGACCTTTCGCGCTTTTGATGTGCTGTTTGTGCGGCCTCGTCGCGTGGGGAAGGGTTTGCTAAAATTAGTCTGTTAGCGCGCTCGACGGGTGCGGGCGGCGTCACACCTCGAACCTGGTCAGGACCGGAAGGTAGCAGCCATAAGGGGCCTCTGGCGGGCGTCCGCTCCCATCGAGCGCGCTGCATGTGCACATCGTGACATGCGCTTCCTGTCTTGCTCCCCACTGCCAAGAAACGGGCCTCGTATATGGACTTCGTCAACTTCATCGTCAATCTGTTGCGTAACCCCCGTAAGTCCATAGAAGCTGCTATCGAGATGGGGCCCTTCGTCTCCTATGGCTTCGTTTTCCTCATTATCTTTATCGAGACGGGCGTCGTCTTCTTTCCCTTTCTGCCAGGCGATTCCCTGCTTTTCGCCTCGGGCTTCTTTGCGCATGGCGGTGATGGCGGTGGTTTCAACATCTTCATCTTGCTCGGCATCGTGTGGGTGGCGGCCATCTTGGGTGACCAGTGCAATTTTATGATTGGCCACTTCTTTGGGCGCAAGATCGTCGCGTCGGGCAGGGTCAAGGCCATGACACCCGAGCGCATGGAGAAAAGTCAGGTGTTTCTTGATAAGTGGGGCCACTTGGCCATCTTCTTGGGGCGCTTCTTTCCGTTCATTCGCACGTTCGTGCCGTTCATTGCGGGCATGGGCGGTATGAAGTGGCACAACTTTGTGCTCTGGAACGTGCTTGGTGGCATCACCTGGTCAACGCTGTTCACGCTCTTGGGCTACTTCTTTGGTGGCATCGAGTTTGTGAAGGAGCACTTCGAGCTGCTCGTCGTGGGTATCGTGGCTGTGTCACTTGTGCCTACGGTCGTGGGTCTCGTCCGGAGTCACCTTAAGAAGCGCTCTGTTTCTTAGGTAGGCAAGAGCGTGCCTCACGGATGGGCGCCCTGCTCGTGGCTTCTCACGTAAAGATGCACTCTGTACGTGCGCGGGATGGAGAATGCGCTTTTCCGTGAGCCGCGCGTCCGGTCTTCTGTGGGGCAGTGGACGCAGTGCGTTTTTCCGTGAGGGCAGCTCCCCAGAATGCGCTTTTCCGTGAGCCGCTGGGCATAGAATGCGCTTTTGCGTGAGGTGTCTCGACGTTTGCCCAGCTCAGGAAAAGCGCACTCTACGGAAAAGCGCACTCTGTGCGTGCGACATCACGGAAAGGCGCACTCTGCGTGATTGCGTGCGCACGGAATGCGCTTTTCCGTGAGCCGCCGAGATCAGAATGCGCTTTTGCGTGAGGTGTCCCACGCCACCCCGACGCCCCCGTCCCAGCCCTCCTGTCCCCGCCGCCATTCCTGCTGATTCGCCCAAGATTTTGCATTTGCGCCATTGACGTTTGCGAGAGGGACCAAAAGAGACTACCGTTGCCATAGGACTAAGCACCCGACAGACCGCTTGCGTTTGGCCGGGCGTCAGAAGCCTTTGGGCGGCACGTGCGTACGGCGGCGATCAGGTGAGGACGGAGACGGCAATGGCAGCGAAGGGTGACCTTGGCCTGGTGGCCCGCTACCTTGGGCGCTACCGGCGCGACTTTGCACTCGCGACGATATTTGCCTTCGCCGAGTCGGTGCTCGAGCTGACGATTCCCTTTCAGATGGCGTACATCGTGGACGTGGGCATAGCCCAGGCCAAGCTCGACCTCATCTATCTTTCGGGCGCGCAGATGCTTGTGACGGCCCTCGTCGCTGGTGGATGTGGCTTGGGCTACGCACGCGCCTCCGCACGTGCCGCGATGGGCTTTGGCGCGAATCTCCGGGAAGCGGAGTATGCTCACCTGCAGGGCTTCGCCTTCTCCAATCTCGATGAGTTCGAGACGTCCTCCCTGGTCACGCGCATGACCACCGACGTCACCGTCGTGCAGAACGCCCTCATGATGGGCTTTCGACCCCTTTTGAGGGGTCCCATCATGCTCGTGATGGGCCTTCTGATCGCCTGCACCATGAGCGTTCAGCTCGCACTGGTGTTCCTTGTGACGCTGCCGGTCCTGGCGGTCGTCCTCGCCATCATCGTATTGCGTGTGGCTCCCCTCTACGGTGTGATGCAGGGTGCGATGGACCGCCTCAACGAGGCTCTGCAGGAGGACCTCGTCGCGATACGCGCCATCAAGGCTTATGTGCGGGAGGATTACGTCGCCGAGCGCTTCGAGCGCGTGAACGAGCTACTGGCCAAGAGCTCTACCCGAACCTTCAGGATAGCCGTGCTCAACACGCCGATCTTTCAGTTGTCAATGGGCGTCGCAAGCGTGTGCCTCCTCTGGTTTGGTGGGCAGATGATCATGGCGGGCACGCTCGGGGTGGGCACGCTTACCGGGTTCATGAGTTACGTGCTACTCATCATGAACTCCCTGATGATGATCTCGAGCGTGTTCTTGCTGCTCGCGCGAGCTATTACGAGCATCCACCGCATCTGTGAGGTCCTGCGAGAGAGACCCGCGCTCACGAGCGCGAAAGATGGCCTGACGTCGGTGCCTGACGGTGGGGTGCGCTTCTGCGACGTCTCGTTCAAGTACAGCGCGAACGCCAGGAAGGACGTGCTCGAGCACGTGAGTCTGTACTTTGCCCCGGGTTCCACGGTGGGCATCCTCGGTGGTACCGGCTCGGGCAAGACCTCGCTCGTGCAACTGATCGCCCGCCTCTATGACGCGAGTACGGGAGTGGTCGAGGTGGGAGGGCACGATGTGCGCGACTACGACCTCGCGTCGCTTCGCGAGGCAGTGGGCATCGTGCTGCAGAAGAACGTGCTCTTCTCGGGCACCGTCCGTGACAACCTGCGCTGGGGAAACCCCGACGCCACGGATGAGGAGCTGCTCGAGGCCTGTCGCGTCGCCTGTGCGGACGAGTTCCTAGAGAGGATAGGTGGCCTTGACGGTGACCTCGGCCAGGGTGGCGTCAATGTGTCGGGTGGGCAGAAGCAGCGCCTCTGCATCGCGCGTACGCTCCTCAAGCACCCTAAGGTCATTGTGTTCGACGACTCGACGAGCGCCGTCGACATGAAGACCGATGCAAGGATACGCTCCGGCCTCGCGGCGCTCGGCGGTATGACCAAGGTCATCGTCGCGCAGCGCGTGAGTTCCGTCGTGGAGTCAGACCAGATAGTCATCTTGGACGACGGGCGCGTGCACGCGACGGGCACCCACGCTGAGCTGCTCATGCACGATCATATCTACCAGGAGCTGTGCGCCTCGCAGGGCGTGGCCTCGCTCCACGAGGCCGTCGGAGCGGCGCAATCGGCGCTGAACGCAGGCGCGCAGGCCGTCCACCCGGGTGACGGCGGCGAGGATGGGGCAGAGGTGCGCCATGGCAGCTAGAGCAGATGCGCCGAGAGCGCCGCAGGATCTTGGTCGTACGCTGCGCAAGCTTACCGGCTACCTTGGCCACGCGCGGTTCCAGCTGCTTGCGGTAGCTTTGCTCGTGAGCGTCTCGGGACTTGCCAATCTCGTGGGCACCTACATGATCAAGCCGGTCGTGAA
The DNA window shown above is from Olsenella sp. oral taxon 807 and carries:
- a CDS encoding N-acetylmuramoyl-L-alanine amidase, with product MGYRSHAWLRNLIVAVVLVAGVGCAVAFALSPSRSQDTVSDASPAASPDGDAPQPQPVTPEVVENTSDAKKLDQGITFSGPDPAKTEDGAQAGSGTPAPDNVQRGWKWVATDDGSGGNDGGKAVYCDDAGGHLQTGSATIDGVEYHFNETTGALELGAQWIQGEHFNHGTKAVQKYIVLHDTEVAGSPASVVEGWKNSRSGAVAAHFVIGRDGSLVQCGRLNQILHHAGWGGPGDFDSKFGVGSNDGKGNGDDLYGVTPWSGYTSYGMNSYSVGIEMVHLTGQDYPEAQLDKLDQIIRYIDTYFGFQSTIIKHRDWRPSNSDTEPNFDPYFESYQRIRRHH
- the amrA gene encoding AmmeMemoRadiSam system protein A — encoded protein: MAILAAYAVPHPPLIVHAVGHGREEEIQATVAAYREMGRRICELSPETLVISSPHSIMYRDYLHISPGSAASGNFGHFGAPKACHHVRYDEAFVSSLGAAAAADDLAAGTEGEQDPALDHATMVPLHFIEEAYREAGRDMDFRVVRIGISGLSPAAHYRLGTLIQRVADVLGRRVVYVASGDLSHKLTKDGPYGFAPEGPTFDRIVCDAFLSGDFLPLLAMDPRLAERAAECGLRSFQMMAGALDQTEIHPELLSYEGPFGVGYAVAAFTPCGPERGCPKRDYLSVYEKARAREQSGRRASEDPYVRLARLSLETHVRDGGRVRLPDDLPKDLALPDELATTRAGCFVSLKKDGELRGCIGTIAPTRESLAAEICANAVSAAVHDPRFAPVRVDELDELVYDVDVLSPPEPIEGPEQLDVRRYGVIVSTDDGRCGLLLPDLDGVDTVDEQIDIAARKGGIDLARDSWRLERFEVVRHT
- a CDS encoding DedA family protein, which encodes MDFVNFIVNLLRNPRKSIEAAIEMGPFVSYGFVFLIIFIETGVVFFPFLPGDSLLFASGFFAHGGDGGGFNIFILLGIVWVAAILGDQCNFMIGHFFGRKIVASGRVKAMTPERMEKSQVFLDKWGHLAIFLGRFFPFIRTFVPFIAGMGGMKWHNFVLWNVLGGITWSTLFTLLGYFFGGIEFVKEHFELLVVGIVAVSLVPTVVGLVRSHLKKRSVS
- a CDS encoding ABC transporter ATP-binding protein — protein: MAAKGDLGLVARYLGRYRRDFALATIFAFAESVLELTIPFQMAYIVDVGIAQAKLDLIYLSGAQMLVTALVAGGCGLGYARASARAAMGFGANLREAEYAHLQGFAFSNLDEFETSSLVTRMTTDVTVVQNALMMGFRPLLRGPIMLVMGLLIACTMSVQLALVFLVTLPVLAVVLAIIVLRVAPLYGVMQGAMDRLNEALQEDLVAIRAIKAYVREDYVAERFERVNELLAKSSTRTFRIAVLNTPIFQLSMGVASVCLLWFGGQMIMAGTLGVGTLTGFMSYVLLIMNSLMMISSVFLLLARAITSIHRICEVLRERPALTSAKDGLTSVPDGGVRFCDVSFKYSANARKDVLEHVSLYFAPGSTVGILGGTGSGKTSLVQLIARLYDASTGVVEVGGHDVRDYDLASLREAVGIVLQKNVLFSGTVRDNLRWGNPDATDEELLEACRVACADEFLERIGGLDGDLGQGGVNVSGGQKQRLCIARTLLKHPKVIVFDDSTSAVDMKTDARIRSGLAALGGMTKVIVAQRVSSVVESDQIVILDDGRVHATGTHAELLMHDHIYQELCASQGVASLHEAVGAAQSALNAGAQAVHPGDGGEDGAEVRHGS
- a CDS encoding adenine deaminase, giving the protein MINRFCKMPLWECNDTLVRVAQGQQPAELVIKDAHLVSVDTRELLEHADIAIACGRIAYLGIGGHSAAHCIGKTTEVVDANGLFAAPGLLDSHIHIESSMVGPSEYARAVVPHGTVGIYADPHEVANVCGLDGVRAMWEDAARTPLKTMLTTPSCVPAVTDVEDTGASIDAAQIAESMTWPETCALGEMMNFPGILACEKNALDEVRETLKTDRVVTGHYVTPDIDRGLAAYIASGASCCHESGSVADVLAKLRMGMYAQLRQGSAWLNLPGYLPQLIESGVDMHHCLLCTDDSHPHTIVSDGHMDRVVRDAVALGLDAVVALQLATINVAEYFGVGRDMGSIAPGKCADIVLFEDLRDFRAVRVWIDGSQVAERGQALFDVRPFAWPTFMTSTMNLGGQLCPQSFEFREGEGRPDGSCQVRAMAVSGGDTITQDSVVEVPVRGGKLMADPDHDILKVCVFDRHHADAGTFSHGFATGFGIHGALAQTVSHDAHNLLVMGDNDADMLLAARTLEACGGGEVAVQDGKVLALVELPVCGLMSDGRVEVVSEKVSRIEEAWRTMGCRLPSPFMTMGVMSLACIPVLRQTNRGYVNCVSFQTEPLIVEETA